Proteins encoded within one genomic window of Rossellomorea vietnamensis:
- a CDS encoding kinase-associated lipoprotein B — translation MKNIQIGDYVTAFYKTGKYVGEVTGERPGAFVVKILAVLKHPRQGDLHNPQAVDVPLFHERKALAHGERANMPEKMVKPYDGDIPDYNETLIESYLTLKQELEADPSPHAQKSLETMQSIQREYELMYNLTF, via the coding sequence ATGAAAAACATACAAATTGGTGATTATGTCACAGCTTTTTATAAAACGGGAAAATATGTAGGGGAGGTCACAGGAGAACGACCAGGTGCCTTTGTCGTGAAGATCCTGGCTGTCTTAAAGCATCCGAGGCAAGGCGACCTGCACAATCCACAGGCTGTGGATGTACCCTTGTTTCATGAACGGAAAGCCCTTGCCCACGGCGAGCGTGCCAACATGCCGGAGAAAATGGTTAAGCCATATGACGGGGACATCCCCGATTATAATGAAACTCTTATCGAGTCATACTTAACATTAAAGCAGGAACTTGAAGCAGACCCTTCCCCCCACGCACAAAAGAGCCTGGAAACAATGCAGTCCATTCAAAGGGAATACGAACTGATGTATAACCTCACGTTCTAA
- the kapD gene encoding 3'-5' exonuclease KapD: MAKAEQLVFIDFEFSMPERHRVPKGFFPEIIEAGVVVVEYGKVTGTFSSYVKPTAFPKLTNRCKRFLSISQSEVDSGISFQCLIDYFNGLNDKGVAKVVTWGNMDMKVLRDNCAQTGVPFPFQAQFVDLSMEYKRFFGDQNQTGLWKAVQEYGREGVGKHHKALDDALTTQHIYNLVEKDKKYLDKAEPTTIGDRIDLSKFYNQLA, encoded by the coding sequence GTGGCGAAAGCGGAACAGCTTGTGTTTATAGATTTTGAGTTTTCTATGCCGGAACGACATAGGGTCCCCAAAGGTTTCTTCCCTGAAATCATCGAAGCCGGGGTAGTGGTGGTGGAGTATGGAAAGGTGACAGGTACGTTTTCCTCTTATGTAAAACCGACTGCATTTCCCAAACTGACCAACCGCTGCAAACGTTTTTTATCCATCAGCCAGAGTGAAGTGGATTCAGGGATATCGTTCCAATGTCTGATAGATTATTTCAACGGGTTAAATGATAAGGGAGTCGCGAAAGTAGTGACGTGGGGAAACATGGATATGAAGGTACTGCGCGATAACTGCGCCCAGACAGGCGTTCCATTTCCTTTCCAAGCTCAATTCGTCGATCTGTCCATGGAATATAAACGCTTCTTCGGTGATCAGAACCAGACGGGACTATGGAAGGCCGTCCAGGAATATGGAAGGGAAGGTGTCGGAAAGCACCATAAAGCGTTGGATGATGCCCTCACCACCCAGCACATCTATAACCTGGTCGAAAAAGACAAAAAATACCTCGATAAAGCCGAACCCACCACCATCGGTGACCGAATCGACCTCTCCAAGTTCTACAACCAGCTTGCATGA
- a CDS encoding peptidylprolyl isomerase, with the protein MKRLMIVTLCLLGLALASCGQTEKGDTTEEKPKASEKQKTAEETKGDEDMTYPQLTTEVAENEKLVEMKTSMGTIKIKLFPEQAPKTVENFIKHSKDGYYDGLKFHRVIKDFMIQGGDPNGNGTGGESIYGESFEDEFSPELFNLRGALSMANAGPDTNGSQFFIVQKSDIDPQLEDQMKSAGFPDQIVEAYMENGGTPWLDQKHTVFGQVVDGMDIVDKIANVEVGANDLPKEDVVIENIKVVK; encoded by the coding sequence ATGAAGCGTTTAATGATCGTTACCCTCTGTTTACTAGGTTTAGCCCTTGCCTCATGTGGACAAACAGAAAAGGGAGATACCACAGAAGAAAAGCCAAAAGCATCCGAGAAGCAGAAAACAGCAGAAGAAACCAAAGGAGATGAAGATATGACCTATCCTCAGCTGACAACAGAAGTTGCTGAAAACGAAAAATTAGTTGAAATGAAAACTTCCATGGGAACCATCAAGATCAAGTTATTCCCGGAACAGGCGCCTAAAACCGTGGAGAACTTTATCAAACACAGTAAAGACGGTTATTACGATGGCTTGAAATTCCACCGGGTCATTAAAGACTTCATGATTCAGGGAGGAGACCCGAATGGAAACGGAACAGGTGGGGAAAGCATCTACGGAGAATCTTTCGAAGATGAATTTTCACCGGAGTTATTCAATTTGCGCGGTGCCCTTTCGATGGCGAATGCCGGCCCAGATACAAATGGCAGCCAATTCTTCATTGTACAAAAAAGTGACATCGACCCTCAGTTGGAAGATCAGATGAAATCTGCCGGATTCCCGGATCAGATCGTCGAGGCCTACATGGAGAACGGTGGAACGCCTTGGCTTGATCAGAAGCACACTGTATTCGGACAAGTGGTGGACGGTATGGACATCGTGGATAAAATCGCTAACGTAGAAGTAGGGGCGAACGATCTTCCTAAAGAAGACGTCGTGATTGAAAACATCAAGGTTGTAAAATAA